The genomic region ttaacgaaaaatcacatttttacactaaaaagtcaatcctggcaCTATTCACTTCACCCTTTATGttttccttatcattaaaatttgaaattttcaaactattttcattgaatttttttttggcttttcttggagaaattaaattaagttgATAAGAAAATTCACCTTGTTTTTGTGAGGTAGTCCCAACACACCGTAAATGGCATGCGGTCCAACTAACGAAGCACTTTTCAGTTTCAATATGCTTCAAACATGGTTAGTCATCAATTACCCAATGGGCCAGCCTCCCTAACTAAAGTCACACTCTGATTGGTTAAGAACTGATATGCTGGGCCCTCACttatgagaaatttttagttgtaaaGAGAATATAAATGGTATACCATGTGTTTTAATagaaatggtgaaaatttttatttttaagttattaacttttaaaTACACATATTACATAATTGGTTTGGTgatacgtgatgtaccatctgTGTACtgattacattgaaaaatctttttttACTTACCGATAATGCAAAAGCTACGTGCAGTCAAAATTGCATAGATTACTCAAAGTCAGTCTCAAAAGCTACGTGCAAAGCGCCCTAAATTCCCAAGTCAGACTCGATCAATTCAAAGTCTTCTTTTTTAAGATTGTGATTACCATGACACATGAatatctagagagagaaaaacgagagagagagagagaatagacCAACCTGCAACACGTCACCCACATTAACCCAAAGGGCCGTGGGGTCAGAGGGCACAGGGACCCAAACCCCATCTTGTGGAGAGATTTGGAGGCCGCCCACGTCGTTGGATCTGAGGAGGGTGAGGATCTGAGGGTCAGAATGCTCCCCAAACCCTACCTTGCTGATGTCACTGCTGAAGGAGGAGGATGACGTGTCCTTATCCTCGCAGAAGTTCTGCTTGTTGTGCAGATGCGGGTAGTGATTGAGCCTGAAGACGGAGTCACTGTCGACACCCCTGATCAGCCTACTGAAGACTGATGTGTCAGGGACCCACAGTCCCTCACCAATCAGATCCAAAAGCTCACATGCCAAATCCCTTGCTGCTGCAATGTATCCACTCACTGCAGAACTGTTTAGACAATACCACTCATCAGGATATTCAGAACCCACAAACTAGCTTGCAACACTTTCGCTTGTTGCATGAAACCGACAGATCATGGAACAGATTCACCTCTATCATAGCGTTTTAGATTAGTAAAACACGACATTCTATAAGATTCTTTCGACATGACTTGATGCTAAGTACTAAGGACTGTTTCATGAAAGTTTATTTCACTCGAAAAATCATAGTAGTGTAAACTTGTTTTATGAAAGTTCATTTCCCGACTTGACACCAAATTTCCGTTACCTTTTCTTTCTTAGCTTGTTAGTAACACAAAGTCTAAAAATTAGTCACTTTCTAATCCCATCCAGATATTCTAACTACGATGTATAAAATAAAGATAACCAAGAAAATAGATAAAAACAGGCATCTAATATAACTTAAAATTTCTTTAGGAATTGGGTATGAAATATACACGATAATAACAGGTAAATATAAGGAGTTATACAAACAGTTATACGACAAGTTCTCCCTTAATTCTGGAAGCTGTTTTCTTCTcctctatttatttaattatttgagttCTTTTTCAACACCCAAATGAACTGCTTAATtattagttatttatttatttatattttattttatatgataTGATTAGGCGCTCTTGATGTGCCACTGCTTCTGACTTGTCATTCTGATTCCCCAATTTTCATTACAATAATGGAACAACAAATTTGTATTCCATCTTTCGCCTTTCCGACTTGCCAGTTCAGTAATGGAAAACATGCTAGCTCTCTAATTTGTGTACAATCTTGGTAATCGACAGAGAAgcagaggaggaagaggagtgaATGACTCAGTGAGTAAGTGTCACTGACAGCTTATCCCACCATCTAGGAGTCGAGAAGAGGTCCCTTTGttcccttgttttttttagtgtttgttttgattttaacAAGTCACGTGAACAACCAAATGGTTTCTTCTATTTCTTACTTTtcactttaattttaattttgattttccatatatataaaatggagaaattgttattaacattctaAATGGTTATTTACACTTTTTATTCTGTAGAAATTATTATAAAGTGTCATTGATCACTCTAAAAAATCATTGCTTTAAGATTTGTgtaaaaaaatgtatttgaaaTGAATTCGAATCataaaataaattggaaaattaGGACATTATGAGAGAAAAACAAGATGAGGTTGTTAGATAAACTAAAATCATCAAGTtagtttgaatttgaatcaacttTGCAGCTGATCAGTTTATCTTCTTTTAAATTAGTTTATTGTGATAGAGATATGAGCAGGAGTAGGCTTAAAAAATCAAGGAATCCACATTTGcgaccaacaaaaaaaataaagttaaccCAATAATAGTTAAACAGAATTgcgtaaaaagaaaatatttttctttgaaaaaaaaaaaaaaacaaagtaaattgcTAGTTAATGAACAGTTCATCCCTAGACCTACACAAAATTGTTACCGGTTCCTGCGACCGTCTTTCATTTGATATATTCTAGCTAAATTTTACGGGTCATGTACCACCTACCTAAAGAAAAAGTAACTAAAAACCATAAAATGGAAACTCAATAATAACTACTGAAATAGCTAGAGAATCCTAGATATATACAATCATACATACAAGAGGAgggtaaataataaaaatataaaaactaaaaacatgcaaaaataaaaaataaaaaatgtgaaaatttgtaaaaacaacaaaataagaaCAAGTACCTGAATTTTGTAGGCTCATTTGAGATAGTTTGGGATCTTTGAGCTATAGAAATTGGGTTTGTGTTGAAAATAAGGTACTCAACCTCTCCCATATCACCACTGAAGCCTATGTTCTTACAGCCATAGCCAAAGGGATCGGAAGGTCCTGCTCTTTGCTTCTCGGACACTGGTTTGGCAAAGAAGCTGAGGCTTTGCTCCTCCAATGTGGATATAATATCTTTTGGGACGCCATGGTTGATGACCTTGAAGAAACCATAGTCCTCACAAGCTTTGACAATGAGTTTTCTCACTTGAGACCTCTCGGCTGAGAGGTCTATGATGGGGAGATCAACGGCCTGGATCTTTTCGTTGCGAATTGGGTTTGGAGGTGCCACCACCATGGTTAATAATCTAAGAGATGTGGATGCAGAAAACTAAGAAGAGAAGATGGTGAATAACTAAGTGTATCTGTAGTGTTTTTGTGTGaggacaaaaaaaagaaaaagaaagaagagggagTTTTTTGTTCAAGGTAAGTTTGGAGAGGAAGTGAGATGTAATGGGGTatttatgagagagagagagagagagaagagagagagagagagagagagagaggatctATGCAAGCGGCTGGGGATTATCCTTAAACAAAAGGATTACTTGGGGATTCAGGAACCATAGACTTTTGGGTGAAGTACAACCAGCAAATTTCTCTGGTCGTTTACACCTAGCAAATTCCTGTCACACAAGAAGGTTAACTTAAGTTACTTATTGTGCACTCTTCCTTGActaggttttcttttttttctttttttttttaatttaatttattaggttgggtaatgctaagaagattatatttgtagataaaattttggaaactaaaagacatagaagttaatgattggtttattacttaaacgttgataaacacGCTCATTCCTAGTAGTgatatatcatttagtttacataTATTGTCTCGAAATTTAATCTCCATAGCATTATCCTATTCGGTTTGTAGGATCAATTTTACTCAGGTATTAAATATGATTCACAACAAACATGAGAATGTATATTATGCATCATAATATTGAAAGCGTGATCATCTTTTTTTAGTCAAAGAGAAATAATCTAATGATCTCTAATTATGAACTTTTAtagggtggtgctatctacacacttaattttacttctcatacatcaCTCTCAATTTCGGCCGTTGAATTGTGTGAATTGAAGAATTTAATTGCTCTTTTTATATGAACGTGTAGGTGTCTAATTTTGCGTTTATTGATAGTTTTGGTTTAAAAATCTAAAAGCTGACAATTTGATTGCTCTATACAcattttcctcttctttctcctttttgTGGATGTCTTGATTTCTTACTTAAATTGCATGAATTCTGGTGTGCATCTATTATATGGTCaagatattttattaatattcaaATCAGGAGGCTCGGTCGTGTAAGAGGCGCGGGCGGTGCtcaaaacaaaatgaacaaTTCAACTTTCTACTTTCTACTACAATATTCCactttaaatcacattattgttagtttaTTGTGAAGTTTAAGTCACTCCTCCACCTCTTTAGTGTAGaaaatatcatttattaaaaagaaaGTAGAGTTTTTGACCTATAATAACCCAAATACattttggggggaggggggggggtgggAAATAGATACATAAAAGCCCAACCCAATTAAATAAACTAAAACGGGAATCCAAATCCCTAATTTTCGACTGCGGAAAGCAGCGTTCGCCGCCGTCACCGCCACGAAAGCCTTACTAGTAGCAACACTAGAGAAAAGGACCGAGCGGTGAAAATGAACAAAACATTGCAGCACAAAAGTACCAAACCCACAACAAGAAGCACACCACATCCAGATTTCTTCACCAAATACGCAGAACCAAAAGATAGTCACCAGATCTAAATCCCATTCACGAAtcctagcaaatatatacaaacacagTAACACATGGATAGAAGGTGATGCTAAGGGGGTATGTAAAATACCCTTACTTCGGCCAAAGTCGCATTACACTTGGCCTCAATGGAAATCCGGCAAgcgttttttttggggggggggggggggcagtGAAGGAGGGAAATAAAGCTGGCAACCATATTTGGTCCGGAGTTTGCATATCAGAGCAAAGGATGGGGTGAGGATGATTTATGGGGAAGAGATGGAGTTTGGGTTTGGAAAAGAACTACTAGGGGAGAGGGATGGGTGGAGAGGCAGGGCATGAAATCAGAAAGTGAGACAAACTCATAGAAATTTTTTAGACAAGGCTCAAGGAAACTGATGAGtcgatttcatattatatattttaccctattcttagtatattttggtaattattttggtagaattttgatactttgttttatattttcaatgtaggacattcgacttcctttgaagcaaaaagtgatcaaacgggtgaattttggagtgattccaattggaggatgtttgtgggtctttcaagatgattttaTCAAAATTCTAGTTTTTTCTACCAAGTCGTTTGACCGTGACGATGAAATTAAGGCTCAGCGCgcagctttcccagattgacaTTTTTGGACGTTTTgagtattttggaggtcaataTGGCacattttgaggaagattccttctgaggatttgtacGGGATGTCTTCAACTTTTCAAAGAGACCTTTTAGGACCAATTTGTAGTTGATTTGATcagtcaaaagactaattttctgagaactccgaattttagttcaaataggaaacctttttattttatgttttatgatttaattatgtttcctagttttattctaagaccttttcaaagtagggttttattttatagtagtataaataagacttttaGCCATTAGAAGAAGAGGAGAACGCAACATTGGGGGGAATGTACGTGGAGAATTTAGCTAGGCTTTGACACTTTGTATTttgaaggtgttttctatcctttttctatttcaataaattcctttttttttatggttgCTACTAGCTAATTTTTGTTTGCTAGGGcgatgccttgagccttagcatgaatatgtagtttttatttaattgcttataatattatgcatgcatgctttgaattattaatcaatgtgctttaaactgtctctatatcttaatgcttagctaccattatgatgtttagataagtaattggATGCAATTCGGTTGGAATACCACCGGgggattgagtattgcttcttgtggttgatagttgtaatttcacctaggatgaataccatgtcttaggggttgcatgatttttcaaagggttttcacaaagcgtaatgaatcatgcatgtttatatttgatctgaataccacggacggattgcatgtttgatatacgttctaaCTTGAATACCACgagtagaatatgcattaggaaaacctaaccttcaaagttgcatgggtaattcataagtaattgataaatctacataggattgttaaggggacggcggaaccctaggctttttcaatttggttttcaaaactattttcttttgttttctttacttttcctatttatttaattgttcttaattaaattcgtttttaatattttaggtcataaaatcaacattttccaatctttgttttcaaataattagctaagaattagtttatataaattattcattcaattcctgtggaaaacgaccttgcttgagccctttatactacaactaccttgttctcttgcaagtatttttaagtgtttttatccctacttttgcaggtggtaaaaatacCTATCAGAAACTAAGAAAAATCTcaggaaaaaattgaaaaagagagaagaggattaggaaaaagagagaaagaagagaacaaAGAACTTGGACAAGGATAACCACTAGCACCCAAGCCATAGGTTAGGGCCAGCGGCAAAGAAGTTTGCAAGGTTgaaaaacaagagagagagtCTAATGCGTTTTCTGTTGCTAGGACGTCAAACTTTCCTTTCAGACGTAATGTCTTCATTTTTCCACACACATGGAACTGATTTCTCTTTATATTTCTGTGGCCTACATGATATTGTCTAAGTATACTATAGTcgatttaataaatattgtttgGAAACAATCTTAGGTCAATTCATGAGATTTGatttcttattttaatatagtGATGGATGGTAATTAATTATATGATTCATTATTAGGAAACGTGTTTCTCTTTGCTTATAATAATGCACATACCTATCTAATGTGtacattaataaataaaaaacacgtATTAGAGTTTAAATGTGCAAACAAGTCTAGAGAAAGAAACCTAGTTTTCTCCACACCAGCACCTCATCTACAGATTGATCAAGATAAAGATTGTAGATGACATTTAACAgttaattattaaagaatgtgaTTCATGCTTTCCACATTCGTTTGTGAAAATCATGGAGTTCATGATCTTGGCTCATGAGTTAGGTCTTATAGCTTTACCAATTTAAGTCATCTCCCTCCCATGTGTGTTCGTGATCTTTTCGATTTTGCACACCTTTTTgtataatttgattttgatcttaTAACCATCGACGCGTTTTAGCAATGCCtttaattagaaataaaaaataaacaaaactaaaaatacaCCACCTTTAAATATTGTTGACTATTTTATTGATGCATTTACAGATAATATCTACGAGAAAACTTTTATACTACGATGTTATGTTCACATTCTCATTATTTCACTCGTCGTATGACATATTATGTATCACTTAATATGTGTAGGGATATGAACATATTTCTCCCGTGTAGGTAAGTTATTCTAGAAGTCGAGGGTTTGATGAGCTAGGTTTACATGAGCATGACATTCCACAGATTGTGATCATCAAACTCAACATTTTGTTGGGTAACAATTCTTACCCGAAAGGTACCAACCTCAGCTCATATATAGATCCTACGTCCAATCGTATCGTACGTGATAAAGACAGTACTAATGGATGGTGTTTGTCCGTATTTGTGGTaattcactcatctttaattGGCCATGACAATTTGGTATGATCTAGTTTTTCTGGGGTTTTGATTTGGGTTCAAGGAATCTCATGATTCATCATTCATCCACTGTTGGTCATATCTGAGTAGAGATGGAATATCAATTTCTTGCAGtattaaattttgtattttgtgttttatcATAGAGAATAGAGAATAATGGTAACTTTAGTTACTCTCATACATTCATTACTGTGAAAGCTCCAGAATTAAAGTGCACAGAGCCGATATGTACGTGGTCAGTGGTTGATTAGGAATTTAGTCGTGATTATAGTCGAAAATTTTGGATGAGTTTTCAACAAATCAAATTATAATCGgtttgttgttttaaatttgaaaaatgttaatAAGCCACATTATCATATCACATCTCTAATATAAGAGActtacttgaaaaaaaattaaaagatgaaTTGTACTCCTTTTTCTGAAAAATTATAGTTTCGTATGTATCAGAACACAACAAGCGATATAACACAGCATGCGCTAACCAATGCGCATTTTTAAACATGAGTGAAAGTTTATAGCATGTGAATGTATTACAATATCGCATGAAGTGGTCACAAATTTCTCATTACGTATTAATCTAAAATTCATTGGATTATATATGCACCAATGCCAATCCAAACAATGATCGTATTAGATTAGATTtgtattttagagagagagagagagagagagagtaatgaTCGGTATGAAGTGGTCACAAATTTGGCATTCTTATTTGCCAAAAAAGGTATGGCCTTCTTACATACGTGGTAGAGAAAgttctttgtttttattaagGGCCAATTTGGAACTACCatgctttaaaaaaatgtttttgttaTACTTTAAGAATGATCAGTTGGAGAATAAAGCGGTTAAGTGTTTTTTGATAACTGTATTTTATAAGTGTTGTGAGTATGAAAAGCAATGAAAAAACGTGTGATcaattttaatgtaaaagtgataattgtatataatgacaaaaatagATATGATAGTGTAGGTGATGATGACGACAACGGCGGCAAGGGCAATGgttgtgatggtggtggtggtggtggtgatggtgccAAAAAAGGGGTGTGGTGGTGATGGCAACAATGGTGATCGTACTGACAATGGTCGTGTAACTTTGTTCTTCAATGAAAAAATGTGTCTAGAAGGATCAATaatgtcatttttaaaattaataggcGTACTACAAGAATTAAAAGTACTCGTTAAAGGCTCAACTCCGCTTTTTACTAAAACagtttttaaaataatcatgatattttattttaacaaacatttttttattgcttAATTTAAATGAAGCAATTTTTGGTAGAACAAAGCAATACCGAACTTGGCCAAAGAATGAATCTTTTGATTTCTTAAAGTTCATAGTAGCTTCTCTAGCTAGGTGAGTACGGTTAGCAAATCATTATCCATCTGTAGTTATAGGCATAATATGAAGTTGTTAACATGAAGCATCAAACACATCCTAATTAGTACATTAATTACTTTATATAACTTGATGTGGCCACGCCAATATACACATTACAAGGTTAAGATGTTTACTATTAAGAAAAGGAAAGTCACTATACAATAAAGAAAAAGTCTTCACGATAATGTTTATCGTCACGAGCTTCACATACAAAATTGATTGATGAGTCGCTTCATAAGTTTCATAAATCAA from Pyrus communis chromosome 4, drPyrComm1.1, whole genome shotgun sequence harbors:
- the LOC137732244 gene encoding gibberellin 2-beta-dioxygenase 2-like is translated as MVVAPPNPIRNEKIQAVDLPIIDLSAERSQVRKLIVKACEDYGFFKVINHGVPKDIISTLEEQSLSFFAKPVSEKQRAGPSDPFGYGCKNIGFSGDMGEVEYLIFNTNPISIAQRSQTISNEPTKFSSAVSGYIAAARDLACELLDLIGEGLWVPDTSVFSRLIRGVDSDSVFRLNHYPHLHNKQNFCEDKDTSSSSFSSDISKVGFGEHSDPQILTLLRSNDVGGLQISPQDGVWVPVPSDPTALWVNVGDVLQAMTNGRFVSVRHRALANSSKSRLSMAYFAAPSLNACLSALPEMVTPEKPRIYKPFTWAEYKKTTFSLSLGENRLNLFRISSNDECFMD